GGATTCGTGCGCGGCGGCGAGAAGATATCCACGCCGAGGAACGGCTCGTCGCCGCGGTTCTCGACGCCGTGGACCTCGTTCCCTTCGAGCACGTACGAGTCGCCCGGGCCGAGCGTAATCTCCTCGCCGTCTTCGAGCAGGAAGGTACCCTGCCCCTGATAGATGAAGCCGGCCTGCTCGTGGTGGTGGTCGTGTTTCGGGACCGTGGCACCCGGTTCGATGCGGAAATGCTGGACGCTCGTTTTCTCGCCGCTCGCCATCTGTGCGAGGAACACGTCCTCGACCGCCTCGGTCTCCGCGCCGATGTCGTCGGTGTCCATGGCGACTGCTCACACGCCCCGGGCTTAATCCCGTCGGGAAGCCGTGGCGAGGAAGCTACGGACCATCTGTCGCCCGTGGTCGGTGAGGATAGATTCGGGATGGAACTGCACGCCGACGTGGGGGCGGTCGGCGTGGCGCACCCCCATCACGACCCCGCGCTCGTCTTCGGTGCGTGCGGTCTCGGTGAGCGCGTCGGTCAGGTCCGCGCGCTCGACCGCCAGCGAGTGATACCGGCCGACGTGCAGTTCGTCGGGGAGGTCGGCGAAGACGCCCCGGCCGTCGTGGCTGACGACCGAGGGCTTCCCGTGGACCACCTCGTCGGCCTGTCCGACCGGGACGCCGTTTGCCGCACACAGCGCCTGATGGCCGAGACAGACCCCGAGGGTCGGATACGCGAGGTCGCGGAAAATCGGGAGCGAGACGCCCGCCTGCTGTGGGGTTCCCGGTCCCGGCGAGACGACGACTGCGCGCGGGGTCATCCGGTCGATGTCGCTCGTCGTGACGGCGTCGTTTCGCCTGACCTCGATTGTATCGCGCGCCTGTTCGTTCGTCAGCCCCTCAGCGAGGAGTGCTTCGCCGACGTACTGGACGAGATTGTACGCGAACGAGTCGTAGTTGTCGATGACGAGGATGGGATTTTGTTCGTTCATCTGTTCCACCCAGTGATTTTGTTCGTGATGGAGGCAACTGCTGGAAGAGTACTGCTTCCGAAGCCCTCGCACTTGCTCCGGTCGATGCGCCGGCTGCGCGCCTCGGGGTCGCGCTGTCGCGCGGCCACCTGCGGTGCTTGCTCGTGCGCGTCGTCCCGGAGCGGGCTCGCCCTTCGAGTCCGCCGAGGGACCGCACCGCCCACACGCCTCCCCAACCGATTCCGTCGCTCACGTTCGTTCGCTCCGTCATCCCTCGCGCTGACTCGCGCGCACGAGGCGCGCTCGGACCACGCCACCG
This portion of the Halosegnis longus genome encodes:
- a CDS encoding cupin domain-containing protein encodes the protein MDTDDIGAETEAVEDVFLAQMASGEKTSVQHFRIEPGATVPKHDHHHEQAGFIYQGQGTFLLEDGEEITLGPGDSYVLEGNEVHGVENRGDEPFLGVDIFSPPRTNPDWGDE
- a CDS encoding anthranilate synthase component II, with product MNEQNPILVIDNYDSFAYNLVQYVGEALLAEGLTNEQARDTIEVRRNDAVTTSDIDRMTPRAVVVSPGPGTPQQAGVSLPIFRDLAYPTLGVCLGHQALCAANGVPVGQADEVVHGKPSVVSHDGRGVFADLPDELHVGRYHSLAVERADLTDALTETARTEDERGVVMGVRHADRPHVGVQFHPESILTDHGRQMVRSFLATASRRD